The region CTCGTCCGGGGTGTATGCGTCGTTGAAGAACTCCATCGCCGCACAGAACGGCAGTTGTCTGACGTCGAGCTTCAGCGACGATCGACCGTAGAGCGGACTGTTTCCCAGCAATGCCGCTTCCTCCATCATGCTGATCGACGAGCCGACGAGGACGAAGGTCGCAGCGGAATCGTCCAGCTCGTGATCGAACAACGCCTGGAGAACGGAGGGGAGACTGTCCTCCTGCTCGACCAGATACGGAAACTCGTCGAGAACGACGATGGCGTCCTGCTCGGCAAGATATCGCAGTACCTCCTCCCAGTCGTCTCGGATCCGCGTGATCCCGGGGAACGACTCTGCAGCGGCATCGATGAACTGCTTGAGCTGCAGCGCGCTCGTCTTCTGCCTGGCCTGGTAGACAACCGTATTCTCAGCCAAATCTAGCGACTCTTTGACGAGCGCCGTCTTTCCGAGTCGACACCGGCCATAGATGACGGCAAGCTCGGCGTCTTCAGAGGCATATAGCTCCCGTAGCCGAGCAAGTTCCTCCGTCCGGTTTACGAACGTTGCCATACCGATCCTTCGTGACCCTAGATAATGATTATTCTGAGAATCGTACGTTAGAGTATCATACTTCAGAGTATCACCCTTGGCTTCTGACTATCTCTCCTGGATGCCTCCCACGTCGTCGTCGGCCCGTCCGCTCGCCGTCCTGTTCGCCGAGGCCGGGTTCGTGCCCAGGTCGGCACGCCAGCGGGTTGGTCGGTCGGTTTCTGCGCTGGCGCTCGAAACCCGACTCGACTCACTCCGCTGGCGACACGGCCACAGCGAGACGGCGCGCGTACTGGTTTTCGTGCATCCATCGACCGTTTTGGCCGCCGCTACGAGAAATGGTCGGTGTGAGAAGACAACCGCGAGTGAGGTCGCGGTGTCGGGCGCGGTGAAGCGCCTTCGGAGTAGGACTCCAATGTCTAGTAAGAACGTATTCGGTAATGAAGTTGCGGTGTAGAGACCACTGAACGAACGGAATTCGACGAAGACGGCTTCGAAGTCATCGACGAGGTGGCAGAGCGTGAGGCGAGCCTGCGACCCACGGTGGAGATGGAGATCCAAGCGAAGGTGGAACCAACCACCCAGATGCGAAGCGATACGGGCTGACACTGGAAGCCGAAGAGCGGATGGAAGCGCGGGAGTGGGAGGTCGAGCGAACGTCGACGCGGTTTGACCGGCGACAGGCCTCCGATAGAGAAGCGCGAACGAGGACGATGGTTCGGGAGATGAGCATCGAGCAGCGTTACGAGTTCAGAGAGCGGGCGGCTGCAGTGGACCCGTGGCAGGACCCCGAACGGGCGGATGCGCGTGAACAGATCTCCCAGATGGAGCTAGGGTGGGTGAACAGCGAAGCGGTGCGGTTGTCGAGGATGCTGCCGGGGTGGTCGCGGGCGGCAATCAGTCGGCGGCTGGCCGAGCGGGTCGTCGACGGCGGCTCGAAGACGAGAGTGGGAAAACGAAGGTAACGGTCTGGAAGGCGAGCGAAGCGCCGTGGATGGAAGAAGGCGAGCGTGTCGTGCTCAGGGAAGTCTCGAAGAGCTGGTACGAGGGGCGCGTCTCCGTGGCGCTGACGGGCCGATCGTCAGTATCGTTCCCCGAGCGTGGAGCGTGGTGGGCTGCATAGGGTCGCTGTGTCCTTCGGGTCAATCGAGTTCCCCGCGGCGTTCTCGGTGCATAATCCCGCCCGCAAACAGACGGAGCTTATCGACGAGCTCAGTCTCGGTCTCGTACGTTTCGACACGCAAGTCCCAGCGGACCTGTGCTGAACGGATCATCGCACTCGTCACGTCGGCTTCGTGAACGAAAGTCAACCGATCGCTGTGTGTCTCAGATAGGCTTCCAAGATGCTTCCCGCCTCCTCTCCAACGCCAAAGTTGTGCCCGAGAAACGGCAGCACGAACGCAGTTGCATTGCTGCACCGGGTGAACTCGATGCTTTGTGTCGCTGCGTCTACCTCGCTCGTCGGGACATCGACGTCGAGCGCCAGAAACGCATTCACCCCAGGATTCACACGAAGCGAGCCTTGCACTCGCCGTAATAGTGCCTGTGCGCCATCGATTTCTGCTTTGTTCTGGAACAGGCGACGGAGTGGGCCTGGCAAGTCATCGACCTCGATGTCTCGGCGGTCCTCCTCACTCAATACGTAGTTGAGATTGAAGGACTTGTACGGCCCCATAATGTAGAAGAGAAACCGGTTGTACGTCACATCACCGAACCGTTCAACGATCAGGTCACGCGAGACCTCAGTAGTCATGAGCGCGAGTATTGACTATAGACATATAAAGACGGGAATTTTTGAGATAGTTCGGCTTGAGAAAACCTAAGAGTCTCTCACCCGTACCGTGTCGTACGATGGCAACGAATCCGACTCAATCAGTCGGTGGGGACTTCCCCGAGGATCCAGCGGACCTCCTCCCAGAGGACAGTATCCTCAGTCTTGAGGAGTACCTCGCAATGCATGCTGCCGTCGGACACCGGACTCGCTACGAAATCCTCTACCGCCTTGTCCACAATGGAGAGATGAGTCCGACAGAACTGGAAGCCGAAATGGACATTGACGACAGCACGCTTCACTACCACCTCAACAAGCTCGTTGATGTCGGCCTCGTAGAAAAGCGACAGCGCACCGAACGTGGCCAAGACGGCCTCTACACGTACTACCAGGCCACCGTATTCGGCGAAGTAACGCTCACCGACGGCGTTGATGAGCTGATTTGCGGTGAACAGAAGTTCGAGCAAATGTACGACAGCACGAACGACACCTGAGCAATAGTTCACGCTACTCGTCAGTCCACTGTCTCGGTCCACCGCTCGTGAGTACTCTAAAGCCGCTTCTCGCACGCGCCACCGTTACCTCCCAGTTTCCCGTTATGTGCTTGACTACCTAGATAGCTTTCAGGGAGCGGTTTGAAGCCCCCACGCTAAAATCGACGCGCACGGCTACATCCCGCGACCCTGGGACACGTCGTATCCGCAAGCACGGAAGTAACGAGCAGCGACCGCGGTTTTTCGCGCCCCGAGGGGCGAGGCGCGAAACAGCGTCTCTTCCATATGTCTCGACGACAACTCCCCAGAACCGGTCCAGTTAGAGAGTCGCAACCCGAACGGTCACGAACTCACCCTCGTAAGTGAACGAATCCCCGGGAAGCGCCCGACGAAGTACGATATCGAACTCACTGACGGCGATAGCTACCGAACGCGGTTCTACCGCTGCCAGAACTGTGGTCAAGAACGAAACCGTGAGGAGCACTTCCGAACACCCTGTCCGAAGCCAGAGCCATCGACATCGCTCAGCGACGGCGGCTACTCCATCGACGACCCACGGACGCGACGAGCGCTGACGGAGGATATGGAGGTTCAGTTCACTGAAAACGGGCCGGTCTACGAAGTACGGAGTGAAAGCGGGAGTACCTACCAGGTCGATGTCGAGCAGGTTCACTGCTCGTGCCCCGACTGGCGTCGACGTGGCCACGCCCTCGGCGAGCAGGGCTGTAAGCATCTCCGGCGAACGAACCTCGAGATTATGGCGGGGCAGGTCCCGCAGCCGAACGGTCGGTTTCGCCGATAACTTTTCGAGACCGAACCGGCCTTGGATCACGATTATACTGAGAGGTACAAAGATATATGAGAGTGTGCTCCCTACACATCCGGTAGAGGAAGTAACGATGCCCGAACCCTCCCAAGACGGTGTCGAGTCCTGGGCTGAATCGATGAGCGCGCGCGAGCGCATTCGTTCCGTCGCCGAAACGCTTCGCGAACCGCGGTCGGTCAATTGGATCAGCGACCAAGCAGACGCAGCGTGGAGTACGACGAACGAGGAGGTGAAAGATCTCGTGAACCAAGGGCAGTTGCGCCGTATCGAGGCTGGCGACTCGACGCTCTATCAACCGGACCACACCCAGTTACTCTTCCACGAAATCCGGACACTCATCGAGGAGAACTCGCGTGAGGAACTCCGCAATGAGCTAACGGAAATCACCGAAGAAATCGAAGAGTGGCAGGAGAAGTACGGTCTCGAAACGTGGGAAGAGCTGGAACAGTCGCTCGCCGACGGCGAGCTATCGAGCGCTGAGCTCCGTGAACGCCGTGACGTAATCGGATTCTGGCGTGAGAACGAATCTGACCGACAACTCCTCAAGCACGCGCTGGAGTTGTACTCGGACGTCGAATCCGCTCGTGAGCAAATGGCGGACGTCGCCGACCGCGCAACGAGCTAATTCGTACTGATGATCTTTCTCGCCGATCGCGATCGATATTTCCAGCGGACACTCCTCCAAGAGGTACATAATCGGGTGGCGAAACAACCCGGCTGTAGGAACGTTCGCTACCGACCCTCTCGTCGACGGCCTCGATACGTCATCGCGACCGTTGACCCGGAACCGTTCCTGGGTGAATCCTATGCTGTCGAAACCGCTCGACTCGAAATTCGCTTCTGGTACCCGAGTGAGGTCAACTACGAGTATTACCGCATAAACTGGATAGAGTCGGAACGGAACCTCATACTCGGCTTCCATCAGAACGCCGACTGTCAAGACCTCGGTCCCTGTCACATCCAACTCAATTACGAAGCCGCTCCTGTTGATCGGCATGCAGCGACGTTTCTCGACGCACACCCACTCTCTGTCCTTGAGGAACGGCTACAGCAGTTCCCATCGGCGCTGAACTCGATTCGCTGGGAAGATGAATCTCCCTCGATTCCGGAGTGACCCATCTAGATCCGGTCGATTGCGTCCCTAGAACGGGCACCTCTCTGTCCTTGCTTGCTGCGTGAATCGTCGAGCTACGGCACTCGTCGTCCCCGAATAGCGCGGTCGAACGTTTTCCGCAGTAGTTTTCCGCAGTTGTATGTGTTTACCCCCAGAAATCGCAAGACAGAAGAGGCTTTTGCTAGCGCCCAGCTTCACCGCTCAACGGCGTAACGTCACTAACACCAGCGCCGTCTGTCGATTTTTGAATTCACCGCCAAACAGGATCACTTATAAATGCTATTTTGCCCCTTATTTTCGGGCGTTTCAGGGGATTGAGAACCCTCTCTGTGGGGGTAAACAGATACCCGCAGTTTTTTGGGCCGCCCCTGACGGGTGCGGGGCGGCCTGAACAGGTCGTCTCGGTTAACGAATGAGCCAGGAAGCCATCTATGGACGGAGTTTCGACGAAGAGGACGGTCAAACACCACCTACCGAGACGACGTGCCCCGAGTGCGACGGCGCAGTTGCAACGGAGGGCGGGGAAACGAGCTGCACGGTCTGTGGCCTCATCATCGAGGAGTGCCACATCGACCACGCAGGGACTCTGCGCGCCCGCTTCGACGATGAGCAGAAGCGAACCGGATCTCCACTCACACAGGGACGACATGACCGGGGGCTCTCGACGGAAATCGGGTGGAGCCGGGACGTAAAGGGGAACATCCTCTCAGAGGAGAAGCAGCGGCGACTCAACCGACAGCGAACGCAGCACCGGCGTGCACAGTGGCGCTCGAAGGCCGAACGGAACCTCGCGCATGCGTGTTCGGAGATTGCCCGGATGGTGAGCGCGCTTGAACTCCCACGATTCGTCCGAGAGTCGGCGTCGACGACCTATCGCGAGGCTCAGCAGGCAGACCTCATCACCGGTCGTTCCATCGAATCGATGGCGGCAGCAGCGGTCTACGCAACGTGTCGGTGTGCCGGATTCGCCGTCTCGGTCAGCGAGGTCGCGGAGGTGTCGGTGTGCGCTGAAGCCCAGGTGAAACGCGCCTACAAAGTCCTGAACGTCGAGCTCGGCCTCGAGACACCGGTCGTCCAGCCGGAGTCACTCATCCCGAAGGTTGCGACGAAGTGCGGCCTCTCCTCGCACGTCCAGCACCGTGCTCACGAGCTCGCGATGGCGGCCGTCGACGATGGGGCTGGCGAACGGCCGGAGTCCATCAGGAGTGGCTGCAGGCTGTCTGTACAGCGCCGTCATCGAGCACGAGTTGCTGACGACCCAGGAAGAAATTGCGGCGGCCCCAGAGGTTTCGATTGAGACGGTTCGAAGTCGGTACCAGGAGCTCCAGACGAGCGAGGCGTAGTCGCATCGACCAACCATTCTGGACGAGGTTCCCGCACCCGCACCGAGTTTATTTGCGCCTGCGAGGGGCGCAGGCGCGGATGTCCCGAGACTGTGTGAACAACATGGGAAGTCCAGAAACAACGACGGTGTTCGCGGGTATCGACGGTCGAGCAGACGCAACGCTGCCAGCGTGGTATGAGGAGCGACACAGCGGAACAGAGGTCGTCTCGTTTGCAGAGGCAATCCGAGACCTGCCACGGGCGGTCGAGTCCGAAGTGGCGTTCAGGAATCCCTACTCGGGAGAGTGGGTGGACACAGAGCGGTTCAACGCTATCGTCGAACCTGAGCGGCTGGCTGCACAGGCAAGCGGGGAGGCGGTCGACGCACTGTTCCACATCCCGACGGACAGTTACGCGATCATCAACCCGATGGACGTCTACGCACCCCTGGAGACGGTTCTTCAGGACGAAACGCTGGACGGTCGCGCACTCGGCAACGTGCTCTTCGTCGAGATTCTTCGCCTCTGTCGGGAAGCTGGAATGGCCGAGATGGGCGAAGTCGCCCTGGACGGCCGTCGCGTCCAGGGGGACGCCGCACTCGACCAAAATCGTACTCGTGAACAGATCACCGACGAAATCCAGGACATTCTCGATGAGGCCGCCGAGATCGACGAGGCCGAAGATGACGAATACGGCCCGGAACAGCGTGGAGACGAGCTCCCGGAGGAACTCCGGGAGCAAGAAGATCGGCTGAATCGACTGCAGGAGGCCAAGAACCGACTTGACACCGAGGAACAGCAACTCAAAGCAGAGCAAGTCGAGAAAATCCACCAGAGAGAACGAGAAGAGGAAGAGATGGGCCAGAAGAAACGTGGCCGGAAGCCCACACCTCCGGAGGAGGTGGAGCTTCCGGACGACGAAGGCGAACACGACAGATCCAGCGAGTCAGACGCTCAAAACCAGCAATGGGTGGAAGCAGGGCTACAACGACCAAGCAATGAAACTGTGGCGGTCCGGCCAGGGGCCGGACAGCCATGACGTGGCGGACGGGATCGCCGGATAACTGAACTCGGCTCTTTTTTTGTCGACGGACGAATCGATCTGTCGAAGCGTGTAGCGGTATCTTCAGCCGACGTCAAGAGGACTGGCGGGGCGGAATTCTTAGACAGGCTCTGTTGCCTCAGCAATTCTCCTGTTCATCAACCCCAACCGGTTCACCGTTATCGACGAACGGGCATGGAATGTACTACAGGAAACGGGATACCTCGGGCAAGAGCTTTCCGACGACCCCACTGTTGACGAGTACCTGCTGTATCTCGGTGCGTGCTGGGCGATAGCGAACGAGTACGACGTGAGCCTCCGCACGCTCGACAGGGCACTGTGGGTGCTCGATATCAAAGAGAAAAGCATCACCAGCGAGTGAACTACCCTGCCCTACCGCGCTCGGGGCTACTCGCCCCTCGCTTGTTGAGGACAGGGTCGTCCGAAAATCGGAGATTTTCGGGATCACGAGAATCTTCGATTCTCGAACGACTTCCTGTTTCGGCGTCGAAACTTGCACCCGACGTGGGCACAGCGTTGACGAATCGCTCTGCGATTCGTTCGCACACCAGAACGCGAAACGTTCTGGGGACGGTTCCAGACTCCGCAGGCGACTTCCCTTCACGGGTGGTTCGGAGTGTCCCACTCCTACCGAATGGACACTCAGCCACAACCGACAGTGCGCGCTTCTTGTCGTCGTTCGAAAGACGCATCGCGTCTTTCGTGATGACGAAACGGCTTCGCCGTTTCGAACCACGCTTGAACACTGTCGGAGACGTGGTGAGTATCGTACTACCTTCCTCGACCGGAAGAGTAGTAAATGTGGCGGACACTGTGCAAACAACTCGTGCGGGCGCTGTATCCCCTCCCTGCTCGCACCTTCCCTTCGGTCGGTGCTCGCTGAGGAAGGGGGCTTAGCGCCCTCAATTACAGCTAAATCCAGTCAGGAATAATATACTACCATGGACGACTCAGAACGGCCCGAACGTCCCGGCCCCGATGCTGATGCCGCCGAAATAGCGGAGTGGATGGAGGAGGATTTCGGGCGGGCCGTGGCTGAGGGGATGGCAAACGCTGGTGACGAAGATGACCCTGACGACGAGCATGAGGTCGTAGAGGTCGAGATACTCAATCACGAGCGGGGGGAGGTCGTCGGGACGATAGACAGAACGGGAACCTCGACACGAAGAGCGAGGCGCTCAGAAACGTCTCGCAGGAGTATCTTGAGGAGGACATCCCCGTACTCGTCCCCACGACCTACGAGAACGAGGACGGTGAGACGGTTCATGCCGATCCGAGGTGATAGTCGAGCCGGGAACCACGGGATTCGTTCGGGCATTCGTTGACGAACTTCCGAGTCCGTTCGACTGTGACACGGATATTCTCCGTGAACTGCCCGTGTTTGAACCCGAGTGACCCGTATCGTTTTGCCAGCTTGGGTCAATTCTCCGGGTATGACCGAACTCGTATACCATGACCCGGCGGACCGCACCGGAATATCACCGTTCGACAGGGTCATCTGTGAGATCACCGAGGACGAGGAGGTGCTGATCGCCTGTCCGTACATCTCCCCTGACTACCTCCAAGATATTACCGAACAGACGGACGAGTGGTTCCTCCTGACCGACGTAGGAGAGTGGTTGAGTATCCACGGACAGACGAATCGTGAGGCGATTCAGGAGTTCCTCATCGAATACCAAGACCACGTTAGGCACGTTTCGGACCTACACGCGAAGGTCGTCGTTGGTAGTGACCGGGCGTTGATAGGGTCAGCCAATTTCACGAAGAAAGGACTCACCGGACGAACGGAGATGTCCGTACTCCTCGATGAACAGGATGCCATCGATGAACTGACCGAGTGGTTCGAGACGTTGTGGTCAATATACGACCCACCGGCGGTTGACCGGGTCGAGGCGTACATAGAAACGGCATCCACAAACCCGAGTCCCGCGCAGAATCAATCGGATGTTTCGTTTTCATCAGGGAAATCACCGGGTACAGCGTCCCTATCCGAGTCCCATAGGGATGCCGAAGTCATGGACGTAGAACACGAGGAGAGCCATGCAAAGCTCATCCAGAGAGTTAGTAAAGCGCCCAGTCCCGAGTGGATATATTCGTATTTCAAATTGGTCGATGGGTTGCTATCAGAGACGAGACTCACGAACGATGACCCTCGGCTACTGATGTCCATCCCGAAGGCCGGGACGCTTCCTGTAACGGTGAACAATCGGTATGTGCTCGTCGCGTTTCGAGGTGAGCAGTCCAGAACCGAGTTCATCCTACCACCGACGAAGAAGTCGGAACCGTACCTCGAACAGGCGGATTACACCGGACGGTTCGACTCGATATACGACGAAGATGAATCCGATAGGCCGTGGTTCGTGGGATTCGACGGCATTCCTAATCGGATAGTTGACGAGGAGTTCAGGGAGATATGGATGAGTGCCGTGGATAAGGAGATGGAACGAGCAGAGAAAGCCCCCCAGAGACGGTATCACGACCCCGTGGTATACCGTGCAGCACGAGACAGAGAGTACCGCGAGAAGGTCACCCGCGAGGCGTTCGAGCAGGACTGAGGGACGGTCAGGCGTCTTCGAGATACGCCCGACGCTGTTCTCATCTTCACCTGTTCGGAACGCTTGTCGTCGTGTTTGTCCAGCACAGCCATCCCCTGTTCATCCGGTCATTCACGACCTTCTCAGGGATATCGTCGGGCGGGTCGTTCGTGATGGCCCTCTATTCCAGGGAGTCAGGGACGAGAGAACGAGAATATCGAGTTCTCACTGCGAGACCCACATATTGACTAGTGGGTTGGTCGCCTTCGCAGAAGCGACGATGCCCATATGACGCCTCAGAGTGCACTCTAATTGCCTTTTGATTACGACTGTCCCCTCTCAGGGAGTAGCAGACGCGATTCTCTGACCTTCGTACACATCTCTTCGCAAATGTAGGGCTAGAAAGCTGGCCTCGGCACTCATAGGGCTCGTCACCACCGGATGCCGAGTCCGGTTCGGAGCGGTGCCGTCGTCATCGGCCATCTCCGAGAACGTGCGCCCCCCTCAAGCGCGTTACGTTCCCGCACCTGCGCGTGGCGCCCAATAGTCCACAGCCACGGACGAGGGGTGAGTCGCAAGAACTGCACACTACCCACCGCTACTCAGTACCCGAGCCCCGAAAGCGTCTCCCGCAGCGGGTCGAGATACTCGTCGCCGAAATGTCGGACGTGCGTGAGCAACGGGGAGAGCCGGTAGACCGTCGCGCGTTCGTGAAATCCCTCGGCCAGCCCAATGACCTCCCGATAGCGCTCGAAAAAGGCCTCGCCACCCGTGTTCGTCCACTCCACGTAGGCCAGTTCGACCTCCGGGTCGGCGTAGTAGCAGGCGGGGTCGAGAAACGCGCGAACGCCGTCGCCGTCGCCGTCGACGCGGAGGTTCTCCCGCCACACGTCGCCGTGAATCAGCGCCGGCTCCGGGTCGTGGTCCAGCAGCTCCGGCAGGTCATCGACGACGGCGGCGACGCGCTCGGCCGTGGTCGCTGGGAGCACCTCTTCATCGGCGGCACTCTCGGCCGCATGAGCCAATCGATACTCGCCGAAGAACGTGACCCAGTCCTCTGTCCAGAGATTGGGCTGCCGGAACCGCCCCGTCGGCGTGTCGAACGGGAAGCCGAACACCTCCGCACTCGTCCCGTGCAGCCCCGCCAGCCGGTCAGCGAGGTTGCGCTCGACCGCGGGTGTCAGCTCGCCGTCGCCCGGCACGAACTCCAGCACGAGCACTTCGGGCGTCGCGTGAAACACCTCCGGAACCGCCAGCCCGCCTTCCTCGGCGAGATATCGGAGCATCCGGGCCTCCCGTCGTGAGGTCGGTTTCGGCCGTCTTGACGACCACTCGGCGGCCGTCTGCGAGAGTAGCGCGGTGGACGACCCCAACCTCGCCGCCGTCGAGTGTGGTGGCCGCGGCGACTGCACAGCCGGCCCAGTTCTCGACCGCTGTGCGGGTGACGTCCTCCATGGATGGGAGGCTGGGAACCGTAGGCCAAAGCCGCTCCGGTCTCGTTTTCTCGAGTAGCAGAAACGCAGTGGCCTGAGGGAAGAAACCGAGAGTTGGCGCGACATCCGGCTCGCCGCGCTCGCTTACTCCTCCAGTCGCTCCAGCGCCGCCGCGACAAGCAGCGGGAGGAACACCGTCGCGTCGCCGACGATGGTCTCGTTGCGGGCGTCTTTCTCGAACTTCCCCCACGAACGGGCTTCGTCGAGCGTTGCGCCCGAGAGCCCGCCGGTGGCTTCGGGGTCTATCGTAATCTGAACGCCGTAGTCGTAGGCTCCGGGCGTAACGAGCATCGTCTGAAGCGTGAAGTTCTTCGGGACGCCACCGCCGACGAGCAGGCAGCCCGCCGTCTCGGCCTCGAACGCGAGGTCCGTCAGCGCGGTCATATCCGCCAGCGCGTCGAGTGAGAACTCCGAGGTCTGGGAGTAAACCCACGCCTGCAGCCCCAGTACGGAGTCCTGCACTGCCGGACAGTAGATTGGCACGTCGTTCTCGTAGGCCGCGGCGGCGATGCCGTGATCCTCGTCGATATCCTCCTCGGCGTTGACCGCGGCGTTGGCGCGGCCGAGTTCGCGGGTGAAGCGCTCGATGCTGACGACGCCCTCCTCCTCCAGCGGCGGGAAGACGTGCTCACGAAGATGGCTCTCGAAGAGGGAGAAATACTCCTGCGGGAGATAAACGTTGTAGATGCGGTCGACGCCCTCGTCGCGGAGCTGCTCGTCGTGGTCGCGGGTGCCGCCGTCGGGGTCTTGTGCCTCGTCGTGCCCGTGGACGCTGCCGTGATGGTGCTTGCCGCCGATGGCCTCGATGGCGTCGTGGGTGAGGTTCGCGCCGGTCGTAATCAGGGCATCAACGTGGCCCTCCCGAATCAGGCCCGCCACAATCTCGCGCATCCCCGCAGGCACCATCGCGCCCGCGAGCGAGAGGAAAACCGTGCAGTCGTCGTCGCCCAGCATCTCCGCAGTGATGTCGGCGGATTCGTGGACGGCGGCGGCGCCGATTCCGGCCTTGCCGTACTCCTCGACAAGGTCGCCGACGCTCATCCCACCATGAACCGACGCGTGCCCAATCGGGTCGTGGTGGAACGCTTCGCGCTCAGGTTCCTCGTCGTGGTCGTGCCCCTCATCGTGGTCGTGGCCTTCGTCGCTCATGGCCGTCGCTCCGACCGGAGGCGGTTTGAAGCACCCGGTCCGGCCGCGCCCTAGCCGAGGAGCACCAGCGCGACGCCGGTGACGAGCACGACAACTCCCAGCACCAGCCGAGTCGTGAGCCGTTCACCGGTCCCGGCGGTAGCTGCCGACCCGGCCCCAGTCGGTCGATACCCACGAACAACGCAATTCGGGCCAGTAACGAGCCGAGCAGTCCCGCGACGCCGAAGGCGGCGAGGGCGGCGGGAGTGAGACCGGGGTTCGTGCCGTGGACCAGTGCGGTCACCGGGACCAAAACGAGCAGGTTCCCGACGAAGATGGCCGAAACGACGTCGACCACCGGGACGGTACGGGTGCTCAGCCGGACGGCGATGCTCTGGAGCGCAAGCGCGACAGCCGCGAGCGCCGCGAACCCGACACCGACACCGGGGAGCGCCATGGTTCCTGTGAAGAGACGGTCGACGGTTGAAGCTGCCGACCGGGGCTCACCTCTCGAAGACGAAATCCCCGGTGTCGGCCGCCCGCTCAGAGCCCGGTGGGGTGGTCGATATAGGTGGTTTCGAGGCCCCACTCCTCGGCGAGCTCCTGCAGCGCGCGCACACCGAAGGTTTCGGTGGCGTAGTGGCCTGCCAGCACGACGTTGATACCGGCCTCTCGGGCCTCGTGGTACACCTGCTGTTTGCCCTCCCCCGTGACGAGCGTGTCGGCACCGACCTCCCGAGCCTCATCCAGCCAGTCGACGCCGCTGCCGGTCAGGACGGCCACCCGCTCGGCCTCATCGGGGCCGAAGTCGAGCGTCTGGACCGACCGGTCACCGGTGTCGAGGGCGGAATCGAGCGTTTTCGTGAGGTCACTGAGCAGGAGCGGTTCGGCCCGGTCACCGACCAGCCCGACCGTCTCGGGACCCATGGTCCCGAACGGTTCCAACTCCTCGAGCGAGAGGCAGTCGGCGACGCCTGCGGCGTTCCCGAGTTCTGGGTGGCCGTCCAGCGGGAGGTGGGAGACGTAGAGCGCGATGTCATGTTCCACCAGTGGCGCGATGCGGTCGTACGCCCGGCCGGTGACACGGTCGAGGCCACCGAAGATGACGCCGTGATGGGTGACCAGCATATCTGCGCCGGCGGCGACGGCGGCCTCGATGGTGGCTTCGGCAGCGTCGACAGCGAAGGCGACGTGTTCGACCTCTCCGGCTCGGCGGCCGACCTGTAGGCCGTTGGGGCTGGCGTCGATGTCGGCGTAGTCGGCAGTGCGGAGTTCG is a window of halophilic archaeon DL31 DNA encoding:
- a CDS encoding regulatory protein ArsR (KEGG: hbo:Hbor_32350 bacterial regulatory protein, ArsR family~PFAM: HTH transcriptional regulator, ArsR~SMART: HTH transcriptional regulator, ArsR) — translated: MATNPTQSVGGDFPEDPADLLPEDSILSLEEYLAMHAAVGHRTRYEILYRLVHNGEMSPTELEAEMDIDDSTLHYHLNKLVDVGLVEKRQRTERGQDGLYTYYQATVFGEVTLTDGVDELICGEQKFEQMYDSTNDT
- a CDS encoding hypothetical protein (KEGG: hvo:HVO_A0027 hypothetical protein) — protein: MPEPSQDGVESWAESMSARERIRSVAETLREPRSVNWISDQADAAWSTTNEEVKDLVNQGQLRRIEAGDSTLYQPDHTQLLFHEIRTLIEENSREELRNELTEITEEIEEWQEKYGLETWEELEQSLADGELSSAELRERRDVIGFWRENESDRQLLKHALELYSDVESAREQMADVADRATS
- a CDS encoding hypothetical protein (manually curated~KEGG: hvo:HVO_A0025 hypothetical protein) codes for the protein MIFLADRDRYFQRTLLQEVHNRVAKQPGCRNVRYRPSRRRPRYVIATVDPEPFLGESYAVETARLEIRFWYPSEVNYEYYRINWIESERNLILGFHQNADCQDLGPCHIQLNYEAAPVDRHAATFLDAHPLSVLEERLQQFPSALNSIRWEDESPSIPE
- a CDS encoding Transcription factor TFIIB cyclin-related protein (PFAM: Transcription factor TFIIB, cyclin-related; Zinc finger, TFIIB-type~KEGG: hsl:OE6140R transcription initiation factor TFB), which translates into the protein MSQEAIYGRSFDEEDGQTPPTETTCPECDGAVATEGGETSCTVCGLIIEECHIDHAGTLRARFDDEQKRTGSPLTQGRHDRGLSTEIGWSRDVKGNILSEEKQRRLNRQRTQHRRAQWRSKAERNLAHACSEIARMVSALELPRFVRESASTTYREAQQADLITGRSIESMAAAAVYATCRCAGFAVSVSEVAEVSVCAEAQVKRAYKVLNVELGLETPVVQPESLIPKVATKCGLSSHVQHRAHELAMAAVDDGAGERPESIRSGCRLSVQRRHRARVADDPGRNCGGPRGFD
- a CDS encoding hypothetical protein (KEGG: hma:pNG6153 hypothetical protein), translated to MSRDCVNNMGSPETTTVFAGIDGRADATLPAWYEERHSGTEVVSFAEAIRDLPRAVESEVAFRNPYSGEWVDTERFNAIVEPERLAAQASGEAVDALFHIPTDSYAIINPMDVYAPLETVLQDETLDGRALGNVLFVEILRLCREAGMAEMGEVALDGRRVQGDAALDQNRTREQITDEIQDILDEAAEIDEAEDDEYGPEQRGDELPEELREQEDRLNRLQEAKNRLDTEEQQLKAEQVEKIHQREREEEEMGQKKRGRKPTPPEEVELPDDEGEHDRSSESDAQNQQWVEAGLQRPSNETVAVRPGAGQP
- a CDS encoding hypothetical protein (KEGG: adn:Alide_4134 hypothetical protein) — translated: MTELVYHDPADRTGISPFDRVICEITEDEEVLIACPYISPDYLQDITEQTDEWFLLTDVGEWLSIHGQTNREAIQEFLIEYQDHVRHVSDLHAKVVVGSDRALIGSANFTKKGLTGRTEMSVLLDEQDAIDELTEWFETLWSIYDPPAVDRVEAYIETASTNPSPAQNQSDVSFSSGKSPGTASLSESHRDAEVMDVEHEESHAKLIQRVSKAPSPEWIYSYFKLVDGLLSETRLTNDDPRLLMSIPKAGTLPVTVNNRYVLVAFRGEQSRTEFILPPTKKSEPYLEQADYTGRFDSIYDEDESDRPWFVGFDGIPNRIVDEEFREIWMSAVDKEMERAEKAPQRRYHDPVVYRAARDREYREKVTREAFEQD